A region from the Gemmatimonadales bacterium genome encodes:
- a CDS encoding RluA family pseudouridine synthase has translation MTAARTERLDRFLADQLQLSRTQAARLVAQKCVRVNGEPARASRTLARGDGVTVAFPEHEPRRELRPAAIPLAVVWEDEHLAIIDKPAGLVVHPAPGHWNDTLVNALVARGTTLAGGAEGRPGIVHRLDRDTSGLVVVAKTDLAHRRLAGQIAARRVRRAYAALAWGHLSRSPITIEAPLARHPRDRKRMAVSAPGRAARTDAYVAARFGVADLLRLELHTGRTHQIRVHLEHVGHPIVGDPVYGGGGSRRMSGAQRGEAEALERAAPRQVLHAAWLAFRHPASGAELEFRSEWPADLRPVLAAVGGPELAVRPEPLGYLRFFQ, from the coding sequence GTGACCGCCGCCCGGACCGAGCGGCTCGACCGGTTTCTCGCGGATCAGCTCCAGCTCTCACGAACGCAGGCGGCGCGGCTCGTCGCGCAGAAGTGCGTGCGCGTGAACGGCGAACCCGCACGGGCGTCGCGCACGCTCGCGCGGGGCGATGGCGTCACGGTGGCGTTTCCCGAGCACGAGCCCCGGCGGGAGCTCCGGCCCGCGGCGATCCCGCTCGCGGTGGTGTGGGAGGACGAGCACCTCGCCATCATCGACAAGCCTGCCGGTCTCGTCGTCCACCCGGCGCCGGGCCACTGGAACGACACCCTGGTGAATGCGCTCGTGGCTCGCGGCACCACGCTCGCGGGCGGCGCCGAGGGGCGACCAGGCATCGTGCACCGGCTGGATCGCGACACCTCGGGGCTCGTGGTGGTGGCAAAGACCGACCTCGCGCATCGCCGGCTGGCCGGGCAGATCGCCGCGCGGCGGGTGCGCCGGGCATACGCGGCGCTCGCGTGGGGTCATCTCTCCCGAAGTCCCATTACGATCGAGGCACCGCTCGCACGCCACCCGCGGGACCGGAAGCGGATGGCCGTGTCGGCGCCCGGCCGGGCGGCGCGGACCGATGCGTACGTCGCGGCCCGCTTCGGCGTCGCCGACCTCCTGCGATTGGAGCTGCACACCGGGCGGACCCATCAGATCCGGGTCCATCTGGAGCACGTCGGGCATCCGATCGTGGGCGATCCGGTCTACGGTGGAGGCGGGAGCCGGCGCATGTCGGGCGCGCAGCGCGGGGAGGCGGAGGCGCTCGAGCGGGCGGCGCCGCGGCAGGTGCTCCATGCGGCATGGCTCGCATTTCGCCATCCGGCGAGCGGCGCCGAACTGGAATTTCGCTCGGAGTGGCCCGCGGACCTGCGCCCGGTACTCGCGGCGGTGGGCGGCCCCGAGCTCGCTGTCCGACCCGAGCCCCTCGGCTACCTTCGCTTCTTTCAATGA
- a CDS encoding chemotaxis protein CheW, producing the protein MSDSAALSVVVFRIGDLVCALPAARVREVLPRLGVTRIPGVAGAIEGLANVRGGLLSVADGHALLGRPARPDDEGAVLVVESAGRRYGLDVSQVIDFVELPPDAIAPREELPGVDPALVEAVAVHPGGSFILIDLDTLLAPFTGGNPEPLGGGR; encoded by the coding sequence ATGAGTGATTCCGCCGCGCTTTCTGTCGTGGTGTTCCGGATCGGGGACCTCGTCTGCGCGCTCCCAGCCGCGCGGGTACGCGAAGTGCTACCGCGCCTCGGGGTTACCCGCATTCCGGGGGTCGCGGGGGCCATCGAGGGCCTGGCGAACGTGCGCGGCGGGCTGCTCTCGGTGGCCGACGGGCACGCGTTGCTCGGTCGTCCGGCACGGCCCGACGACGAGGGCGCCGTGCTCGTCGTGGAGTCGGCCGGCCGGCGCTACGGTCTAGACGTGAGCCAGGTGATCGACTTCGTCGAGCTGCCGCCCGACGCGATCGCCCCCCGCGAAGAGCTTCCCGGCGTGGATCCTGCGTTGGTGGAGGCTGTCGCCGTCCATCCGGGCGGCTCGTTCATCCTGATCGATCTCGACACGCTGCTCGCTCCCTTCACGGGAGGCAATCCGGAACCGCTCGGAGGTGGTCGGTGA
- a CDS encoding response regulator: MSHTVLVCDDAIFMRTMISDILSQAGFDVVGEAESGVQAVDRYKQLKPDLVTMDIVMPDMGGIEAVREICKTDPDAKILMCSAMGQQALVVEAIQAGAKDFVVKPFQPSRVLEAVQRVLG, encoded by the coding sequence GTGAGCCATACGGTCCTCGTCTGTGACGATGCCATCTTCATGCGCACGATGATCAGCGATATCCTGAGCCAGGCAGGCTTCGACGTGGTCGGCGAGGCCGAATCGGGCGTGCAGGCGGTCGACCGGTACAAGCAGCTCAAGCCCGATCTCGTCACGATGGACATCGTGATGCCCGACATGGGCGGGATCGAGGCAGTGCGCGAGATCTGCAAGACCGATCCGGACGCGAAGATCCTCATGTGCAGCGCGATGGGCCAGCAGGCGCTCGTCGTCGAGGCCATCCAGGCGGGCGCGAAGGACTTCGTGGTGAAGCCGTTCCAGCCGTCGCGAGTGCTGGAGGCCGTTCAGCGCGTGCTCGGCTGA
- a CDS encoding chemotaxis protein CheA — MPAPKYAALFLSESREHLATCNRLLLAWERDPAAREPVGGLFRAIHNIKGMAATMGYTAVADLAHRTESLLDAVRGGRLAPSPELFQLLFRTADAIERAAEAAPSGAEQDGPAHAELLEALAAAAGGGAPTEVAWERDLGRTSEMPVPRPAAPPAFRLVEVMIRAGTAMRGARALLALRRVERLGAVSALTPPVAAFDRDDFDGRFSFRLTTLADEEAIETTLRAAGEVDTVTFQASRAAPAAGGANAGTRQIRIDLARLDAMMKQVGELVVARNRLVELARAGAGAAADTSGAGGVELEALASQLSRLVSDLQTEVVASRMAPVGEVFERFPRVVRDVARELGKRIRLETEGGEIELDRSILDELGDPLVHLIRNAADHGIETPDARAAAGRPPEGTIRLSATRERRSVAIRVSDDGRGIDRAAILARAKRDGLCAPDVTTLTDDLLLRVLARPGFSTAAAVSGISGRGVGVEVALTRARALGGSLDVRSEAGRGTTFTLRVPLTLAIVRALLAEAGGERYAVPLSYVAETIEFNRDAVTALRDREALVVRDRVMPTVHLRDLVSARAAAMPQRRPTIILEVGERRTALVVDALLGQQDIVIEPFDAPRGLPAYVGGATILADGAPALILDAAALV; from the coding sequence ATGCCCGCCCCGAAGTACGCGGCGCTGTTCCTCTCCGAAAGCCGCGAGCACCTCGCCACCTGCAATCGACTGCTGCTGGCATGGGAGCGCGATCCGGCGGCCCGTGAGCCGGTCGGCGGTCTCTTCCGCGCGATCCATAACATCAAGGGCATGGCGGCAACGATGGGCTATACCGCCGTCGCCGATCTCGCACACCGCACCGAGAGTCTGCTCGACGCCGTGCGCGGCGGCCGGCTCGCGCCAAGCCCGGAGCTCTTCCAGTTGCTCTTCCGAACCGCGGACGCCATCGAGCGCGCGGCGGAGGCGGCGCCGTCCGGCGCCGAGCAGGACGGTCCGGCGCATGCCGAGTTGCTCGAGGCACTTGCGGCCGCGGCCGGCGGTGGCGCGCCGACGGAAGTCGCCTGGGAGCGGGACCTGGGCCGCACGTCCGAAATGCCGGTGCCGCGGCCCGCCGCGCCGCCCGCGTTTCGTCTCGTCGAGGTGATGATCCGGGCGGGCACGGCCATGCGGGGTGCGCGCGCGCTCCTCGCCTTGCGCCGGGTCGAGCGCCTCGGCGCGGTGAGCGCATTGACGCCGCCGGTCGCCGCCTTCGACCGCGATGATTTCGACGGCCGCTTCAGCTTCCGCCTCACGACGCTCGCGGACGAGGAGGCGATCGAAACGACGCTCCGCGCGGCGGGCGAGGTCGACACGGTCACCTTTCAGGCCTCGCGCGCGGCGCCGGCCGCCGGCGGCGCGAATGCCGGCACGCGCCAGATCCGCATCGACCTGGCGCGGCTCGATGCGATGATGAAGCAGGTGGGCGAGCTGGTGGTCGCGCGCAACCGGCTGGTGGAGCTGGCGCGCGCCGGTGCCGGGGCCGCGGCCGACACGTCGGGCGCCGGCGGCGTGGAGCTCGAGGCGCTGGCAAGCCAGCTCTCGCGGCTCGTGTCCGACTTGCAGACCGAGGTGGTGGCCTCGCGCATGGCGCCGGTGGGCGAGGTGTTCGAGCGCTTTCCGCGCGTCGTGCGCGACGTGGCGCGCGAGCTGGGTAAGCGCATCCGGCTCGAAACCGAGGGCGGCGAGATCGAGCTGGACCGCTCGATCCTCGACGAGCTGGGCGACCCGCTGGTGCACCTCATCAGGAACGCCGCAGATCACGGCATCGAGACGCCCGACGCGCGTGCGGCGGCCGGCCGCCCGCCCGAAGGCACCATCCGGCTCTCCGCCACCCGCGAGCGCCGCTCGGTCGCGATCCGGGTGAGCGACGACGGCCGCGGCATCGACCGCGCGGCCATCCTGGCGCGCGCCAAGCGCGACGGACTCTGCGCGCCCGACGTCACCACCCTCACCGACGACCTGTTGCTCCGGGTGCTCGCCCGCCCCGGGTTCAGCACCGCCGCGGCGGTGAGCGGCATCTCGGGCCGCGGCGTCGGCGTCGAGGTGGCGCTCACGCGGGCGCGCGCGCTGGGCGGCAGCCTCGACGTGCGCTCGGAGGCGGGGCGGGGGACGACGTTCACGCTTCGCGTGCCGCTCACGCTCGCCATCGTGCGCGCGCTCCTGGCCGAGGCGGGGGGCGAGCGCTACGCCGTGCCGCTCTCGTACGTGGCGGAGACGATCGAGTTCAATCGGGACGCGGTGACGGCGCTGCGCGACCGCGAGGCGCTGGTGGTGCGCGACCGCGTGATGCCGACGGTGCACCTCAGGGATCTCGTCTCGGCGCGCGCCGCCGCGATGCCGCAGCGCCGGCCGACGATCATCCTCGAGGTGGGCGAGCGGCGCACCGCGCTCGTGGTCGATGCGCTCCTGGGACAGCAGGACATCGTCATCGAACCGTTCGATGCCCCGCGCGGACTGCCCGCGTACGTGGGCGGTGCCACGATCCTGGCGGACGGCGCTCCCGCGCTCATTCTCGACGCCGCGGCGCTGGTCTAG
- a CDS encoding chemotaxis protein CheC, whose translation MEDVRDLKELQLDALKEVANIGAGHAATALSQLTERLIMIAVPEVNIRPLEDVSELLGSADTVIAAVLMHMMGDLTGRTLVLFPEPSARALCDILFRRTPGTTAQFGPMEQSGLKEAGNILASAYMTALSDFMGLMLVPSVPSLTIDLSGAILTTAYLNFGHDRDYVFCVETAFRVAGATEPLRGHFLLLPDMPSLRAIFDAIRLP comes from the coding sequence ATGGAAGACGTGCGCGATCTCAAGGAACTGCAGCTCGACGCCCTCAAGGAAGTGGCCAACATCGGCGCGGGCCACGCGGCGACGGCGCTGTCGCAGCTCACCGAGCGGCTCATTATGATCGCCGTGCCGGAGGTCAACATCCGGCCGCTGGAGGACGTGTCCGAGCTGCTGGGCAGCGCGGACACGGTGATCGCGGCGGTCCTCATGCATATGATGGGGGACCTCACGGGCCGCACGCTGGTGCTCTTTCCCGAGCCGTCGGCACGCGCGCTGTGCGACATCCTCTTCCGGCGCACGCCCGGCACCACGGCGCAATTCGGCCCGATGGAGCAGTCAGGACTCAAGGAGGCGGGCAACATCCTCGCGAGCGCGTACATGACCGCGCTGAGCGACTTCATGGGGCTCATGCTGGTGCCGTCGGTGCCGAGCCTCACGATCGACTTGAGCGGCGCGATCCTCACGACCGCGTACCTCAACTTCGGACACGACCGCGACTACGTCTTCTGCGTCGAGACGGCGTTCCGCGTGGCCGGCGCGACCGAACCGCTCCGCGGCCATTTCCTCCTGCTGCCGGACATGCCGTCGCTCCGGGCCATCTTCGACGCCATCCGACTGCCCTGA
- a CDS encoding tetratricopeptide repeat protein, protein MSGAVVSERELEVLRSFARRIDPADAGAHNNLGVLYHQKGLVAEAIAQFTQALELDPRMDVARGNLEIAYKASGYYDRLVAERRERLRREPGDREARWELGRAYAALGHHAEAAQEFETLLAWHPNDVAALLQLGLAERARGRFEAAAEWFSRACERDPDSSVALFHLGETLYHRGLNDQALAALTAAVERNPDNADAHYLLAFLYGDIGRQDDARAATKRALALNPALARAQANLALDRVAGGPGRDQPASNVAEWLDAEARPRVVEGRALAHYSLGLAFRQRGYFAEALREYRLALDAGEDRRLNVQAMAEVHLLRRDLAAALELYDALVRDYPDSPKLANEQGVCLHQAGRRDDALAAYRRAVALEPGYALAWNNLGVLHAHRAEPAEAADAFGRALRAPAAPPAARLNLGLLHLQRRQLPAALEAYREALARSPAPPAAAAAWNGVGLVLMELKRWPDARTAFARAVEADDRLAGAHYNLSFALSQLGDFDAALRATKRALELEPFYVPQKYALTLDLQFEDPTIAVPPALDTDIAVGGLGAEFAFDSAALDRLFTELAPTHGHAGAGAGNGASDGAGDPLALARDYVSKGLLERAGAELARAQARGATTADVGVLMGDVFARRGLHGEALERYREARAASPDGIEAALGEVRALLALDRAVEAAPLAEAVAARAPELIDAQVARARTRLELGDAVGALEAAAAAQGLAPGRPDLYHLRARIAHRLGDIAGARDAYREALRIDGAQVQIRYELGRLEEERADDLAARAAYEQALEHLPTFTAAALALAGIVGRTESAAAAVNVVVTVLETDPYDLDALALLGRLLLDDGRTDAAREALDRVLRFDPDHASALFHRGVVRARERCFPEAVDDWNRVVQLDPAGTLAADARSRVRSARDLQHIFATVAD, encoded by the coding sequence ATGTCCGGTGCCGTCGTGTCGGAGCGCGAGCTGGAGGTGCTCCGGTCGTTCGCCCGCCGGATCGATCCCGCCGATGCCGGCGCGCACAACAACCTCGGCGTGCTGTATCACCAGAAGGGCCTGGTCGCCGAGGCGATCGCGCAGTTCACCCAGGCACTCGAGCTGGACCCCCGCATGGACGTGGCGCGGGGAAATCTCGAGATCGCCTACAAGGCGAGCGGCTACTACGACCGGCTGGTGGCCGAGCGGCGCGAACGCCTTCGCCGCGAGCCGGGCGACCGCGAAGCGCGCTGGGAGCTGGGTCGCGCCTACGCCGCGCTGGGCCACCACGCGGAGGCGGCGCAGGAGTTCGAGACGCTGCTCGCCTGGCACCCGAACGACGTGGCCGCGCTCCTCCAGCTTGGCCTCGCCGAGCGGGCGCGCGGCCGCTTCGAGGCGGCGGCGGAGTGGTTCAGCCGCGCCTGCGAGCGCGATCCGGACAGCTCGGTCGCCCTCTTCCACCTCGGTGAGACGCTCTATCACCGCGGACTGAACGACCAGGCGCTGGCGGCGCTCACGGCCGCGGTCGAGCGCAACCCGGACAACGCGGACGCGCACTACCTGCTCGCCTTTCTCTACGGCGACATCGGGCGGCAGGACGATGCCCGCGCGGCGACCAAGCGCGCGCTCGCGCTCAACCCGGCGCTGGCCCGCGCGCAGGCGAACCTCGCGCTCGACCGCGTGGCCGGAGGCCCGGGGCGCGACCAGCCGGCGTCGAATGTTGCCGAGTGGCTCGACGCCGAGGCGCGGCCGCGGGTGGTCGAGGGCCGCGCGCTGGCGCACTACAGCCTCGGGCTCGCCTTTCGGCAGCGGGGGTACTTCGCCGAGGCGCTGCGCGAGTATCGGCTGGCGCTGGACGCGGGCGAGGATCGCCGGCTCAACGTGCAGGCGATGGCCGAGGTCCATCTCCTCCGCCGCGATCTGGCGGCCGCGCTCGAGCTGTACGACGCGTTGGTGCGGGACTACCCGGATTCGCCCAAGCTCGCCAACGAGCAGGGCGTCTGCCTGCATCAGGCCGGGCGCCGGGATGACGCGCTCGCCGCATACCGGCGCGCGGTGGCGCTCGAACCGGGGTACGCACTCGCCTGGAACAACCTTGGCGTGCTACACGCGCATCGGGCGGAGCCCGCGGAGGCGGCCGACGCGTTCGGCCGCGCACTCCGCGCTCCCGCGGCGCCGCCCGCGGCGCGGCTCAACCTGGGCCTCCTGCATTTGCAGCGTCGCCAGTTGCCGGCGGCGCTCGAGGCCTACCGCGAGGCGCTCGCGCGCTCGCCCGCGCCGCCGGCCGCCGCAGCCGCGTGGAACGGTGTGGGGCTCGTGCTGATGGAGCTCAAGCGCTGGCCCGATGCGCGCACGGCGTTCGCGCGCGCGGTCGAGGCCGACGACCGGCTGGCCGGCGCGCACTATAACCTGAGCTTTGCGCTGAGCCAGCTCGGCGACTTCGACGCCGCGCTCCGCGCCACCAAGCGCGCGCTCGAGCTGGAGCCGTTCTACGTGCCGCAGAAGTACGCGCTCACGCTGGACCTCCAGTTCGAGGACCCGACGATCGCCGTGCCGCCGGCGCTCGACACCGATATCGCGGTGGGTGGGCTTGGCGCGGAGTTCGCGTTCGACTCGGCGGCGCTCGATCGGCTGTTCACCGAGCTGGCGCCCACCCATGGCCACGCGGGTGCGGGCGCCGGCAACGGGGCGAGCGACGGCGCGGGCGACCCGCTGGCACTCGCGCGCGACTACGTGAGCAAAGGCCTGCTGGAGCGGGCCGGTGCCGAGCTGGCGCGCGCGCAGGCGCGCGGCGCGACGACGGCGGACGTGGGCGTGCTGATGGGCGATGTGTTCGCTCGGCGCGGGCTCCACGGCGAGGCGCTGGAGCGCTACCGCGAAGCCCGCGCGGCGTCGCCGGACGGAATCGAGGCCGCGCTGGGCGAGGTCCGCGCGCTCCTGGCGCTCGACCGCGCCGTGGAAGCCGCGCCGCTCGCCGAAGCGGTGGCCGCGCGTGCACCGGAGCTGATCGACGCGCAGGTGGCCCGCGCGCGGACGCGGCTGGAGCTCGGTGACGCGGTGGGCGCGCTCGAGGCCGCCGCTGCCGCGCAGGGGCTGGCGCCCGGCCGGCCCGACCTCTACCACCTGCGCGCGCGGATCGCGCACCGCCTGGGCGACATTGCCGGGGCGCGCGACGCGTATCGCGAGGCGCTCAGGATCGACGGCGCGCAGGTGCAGATCCGCTACGAGCTGGGCCGCCTCGAGGAGGAACGCGCCGACGACCTCGCCGCGCGCGCCGCGTACGAGCAGGCACTCGAGCACCTGCCGACGTTCACCGCGGCGGCGCTCGCGCTCGCCGGCATCGTAGGGCGCACCGAGTCGGCCGCGGCGGCAGTCAACGTCGTGGTGACGGTGCTCGAGACCGATCCCTACGACCTCGACGCGCTTGCGCTGCTCGGCCGGCTCCTGCTGGATGATGGGCGCACCGACGCAGCCCGGGAAGCACTCGACCGCGTGCTGCGATTCGATCCGGATCACGCGTCGGCGCTGTTTCATCGCGGCGTGGTGCGCGCGCGGGAGCGGTGCTTCCCCGAGGCGGTGGACGACTGGAATCGCGTGGTGCAGCTCGATCCGGCCGGCACGCTCGCGGCCGACGCGCGGAGCCGGGTGCGATCCGCGCGCGACCTGCAACACATTTTCGCGACCGTGGCGGACTAG
- a CDS encoding DUF4388 domain-containing protein codes for MAIEGPLKELNIHDVFQLLDLGRKTGVLRITSELRQNAGVVCFEQGAVVAAHIASNPHPLGGLLLKAGKLGEEDLARARRMQETGDARRFGEILIAIGAVSRRDLERCVRAQVEEVVFELLSWSEGYFSFTDGAAERAAAEATVAIPTEAVLMEAARRIDEWSRIETKVPHLGVVPRLRPADGASAAPLDLVPFEWEVLAAVDGARDLREIAEHVRRSDFDVARTIYGLTGAGLIALEDVRPSPAPPPAHDETAERVRAHLASGDHAAARAAAEALVAADPANADGHLAVGRVRIAAGQFEGAATALVRAAALAPDRAAPRRLLGLAFAALGRFGDAVESWDQWAGLAAREPEEGAHAGAIGQLRGAAELLAEALGGCDGNEVRHG; via the coding sequence ATGGCGATCGAGGGACCGCTCAAGGAGCTCAACATCCACGACGTCTTCCAGCTCCTCGACCTGGGGCGGAAGACGGGGGTGCTGCGCATTACGTCGGAGCTCCGGCAGAACGCGGGCGTCGTCTGCTTCGAGCAGGGCGCGGTGGTCGCGGCACACATCGCGAGCAATCCGCATCCGCTCGGGGGTCTCCTGCTCAAGGCGGGCAAGCTCGGCGAGGAGGACCTGGCGCGCGCGCGCCGGATGCAGGAGACGGGGGACGCGCGCCGCTTCGGTGAAATCCTCATCGCGATCGGCGCGGTGAGCCGCCGCGATCTCGAGCGCTGCGTCCGCGCGCAGGTGGAGGAGGTCGTCTTCGAGCTGCTGAGCTGGTCGGAGGGCTACTTCTCGTTCACCGACGGCGCGGCCGAGCGCGCGGCGGCCGAAGCCACGGTGGCGATTCCGACCGAGGCGGTGCTGATGGAGGCCGCACGCCGGATCGACGAATGGAGCCGGATCGAAACCAAGGTGCCGCACTTGGGTGTGGTACCGCGACTTCGTCCGGCAGACGGCGCCTCGGCGGCACCGCTCGACCTGGTGCCCTTCGAGTGGGAGGTGCTCGCCGCGGTGGACGGCGCGCGCGACCTGCGCGAGATCGCCGAGCACGTGCGGCGCTCGGACTTCGACGTGGCGCGGACGATCTACGGGCTCACGGGAGCGGGCCTCATTGCGCTCGAGGACGTCCGCCCGTCGCCCGCGCCGCCGCCGGCGCACGACGAGACGGCGGAGCGGGTGCGCGCGCATCTCGCCTCGGGTGACCACGCGGCGGCCCGTGCGGCTGCCGAGGCGCTCGTCGCGGCGGACCCGGCCAATGCGGATGGCCACCTCGCCGTCGGCCGGGTGCGCATCGCCGCCGGACAATTCGAGGGCGCGGCCACGGCGCTCGTGCGCGCCGCCGCGCTCGCGCCGGACCGCGCGGCGCCGCGGCGCCTGCTCGGGCTCGCCTTTGCCGCCCTCGGGCGCTTCGGCGACGCGGTGGAGAGTTGGGATCAGTGGGCCGGCCTTGCCGCGCGGGAGCCGGAGGAAGGTGCGCACGCCGGCGCGATCGGGCAATTGCGCGGAGCAGCGGAACTGCTGGCGGAGGCGCTCGGTGGGTGCGACGGCAACGAGGTGCGACATGGCTGA
- a CDS encoding roadblock/LC7 domain-containing protein gives MADDIRSMTAQLAAEPDSMVFLELAEALRARGQLDAAYKVIRTGLGRYPQAARARDLCARILCDRGEPDRAFEEWVTALRLDPALVSAHKGLGFLYCQAGDFAAAEQHLAYAAQAEPGDAGARAALDRVRAGAMSEAAPHASAPPAAVPAQPPLADALPPAPKEEASPHSAEDAIFAGLDGGADGLLLVNASGLRLGGGLRNPAGADVADAVAAQLAGVAREAERTARLLGLDAWRSLAAECADGNLLLTEPSPGALLLSAHSAGVPMGRVAHLAARAGAAARAWLERGA, from the coding sequence ATGGCTGACGACATCCGCAGCATGACGGCGCAGCTCGCGGCCGAGCCCGACAGCATGGTGTTCCTCGAGCTGGCCGAGGCGCTCCGCGCGCGCGGCCAGCTCGACGCGGCGTACAAGGTGATCCGCACCGGGCTCGGCCGTTACCCGCAGGCCGCGCGCGCGCGGGACCTCTGCGCGCGCATTCTCTGCGACCGCGGCGAGCCGGATCGCGCTTTCGAGGAGTGGGTCACCGCGCTCCGGCTCGACCCGGCACTCGTCTCGGCGCACAAGGGCCTCGGATTCCTCTACTGCCAGGCGGGCGATTTCGCAGCCGCCGAGCAACACCTGGCCTATGCGGCTCAGGCGGAGCCCGGCGATGCGGGCGCGCGCGCGGCGCTGGACCGCGTGCGTGCGGGCGCCATGTCGGAGGCGGCACCCCACGCTTCGGCACCGCCGGCCGCGGTGCCCGCGCAACCGCCGCTCGCCGATGCGCTGCCTCCAGCTCCAAAGGAAGAGGCGAGCCCGCACTCGGCGGAGGACGCGATCTTCGCCGGGCTCGACGGCGGCGCCGACGGGCTGCTGCTGGTGAACGCGAGCGGACTTCGCCTGGGCGGCGGCCTCCGCAACCCCGCTGGCGCGGACGTGGCCGATGCGGTCGCGGCGCAGCTCGCCGGCGTGGCGCGCGAAGCGGAGCGGACGGCGCGTCTCCTGGGCCTCGATGCGTGGCGCAGCCTCGCCGCCGAGTGTGCCGACGGCAATCTGCTTCTCACCGAGCCGAGCCCCGGCGCACTGCTCCTGAGCGCGCACAGCGCGGGCGTACCGATGGGGCGGGTGGCGCATCTGGCGGCGCGCGCCGGCGCCGCGGCCCGCGCCTGGCTGGAGCGCGGCGCATGA
- a CDS encoding roadblock/LC7 domain-containing protein produces MSTPAEALDRVNAVRGIRGAMVVSLGDGLVVAESMMTGLDGRAAAALAASLAARLRRALEVAGRRPPAFVQLHGEGGSLLAVPCGDELLLVAIAGPEANVGLARLELIATAGALAAGSLA; encoded by the coding sequence ATGAGCACGCCGGCCGAGGCGCTCGATCGGGTCAACGCCGTCCGTGGCATCCGCGGCGCGATGGTCGTGTCGCTCGGCGACGGCCTCGTCGTGGCCGAGTCGATGATGACCGGGCTCGACGGCCGCGCCGCGGCGGCGCTCGCGGCGAGCCTGGCCGCGCGCCTTCGCCGCGCGCTCGAGGTGGCGGGGCGGCGGCCGCCGGCGTTCGTCCAGTTGCACGGTGAGGGCGGGTCGCTGCTCGCCGTGCCCTGCGGAGACGAGCTGCTGCTCGTGGCGATCGCCGGCCCGGAGGCGAACGTGGGGCTCGCGCGACTCGAACTGATCGCCACCGCGGGCGCGCTCGCGGCGGGGAGCCTCGCCTGA